From Thalassovita sp.:
CGGCGGATCGCGGCTCTGCTCAGAGAGGCGGGTTGGTCCGTGAGCGATGGTCGTGTCGAACGGCTATGGCGACGAGAGGGGCTAAAGGTTCCAGCAAAACAACCGAAGAAGGGGCGGCTCTGGCTGAATGACGGATCATGTGTTCGGCTGAGGCCCGAGTATCGGAACCATGTCTGGAGCTATGACTTCGTGCATTGCCGGACAGATGATGGAAAAGTCTTCAGGACGCTGAACATCATTGATGAGCACAGCCGGGAATGTTTGGCGATTAAGGTGCAGCGCAAATTGAACTCGACAGATGTGATCAATGTTCTGACAGACCTGTTCATCCTGCGCGGCGCTCCGGCATTCATCCGGTCGGATAATGGCCCTGAGTTCGTTGCACAGGCTGTTCGGGACTGGATCACCGCCGTCGGCGCGAAGACCGCCTACATCGAGCCAGGGTCACCCTGGGAAAACGGATATTGCGAAAGCTTCAACGGGCGGATGCGGGATGAACTTCTCAACGGCGAGGTATTCTACAGCCTGCGCGAAGCGCAAATCCTGATCGAAGAGTGGAGGAAACACTACAACACAAAAAGGCCCCACAGTGCATTGGGCTACAAACCACCAGCTCCTGAAACCATCATTCCGATGGATCAGAGGCCGATCATGCACTAACAATCAAAATGGACCACTCAGATGAGGCTGCTCAGTTCCAATCGCGTCAGACTTCGGAACTTGCCGTACAGGCTTTGCTCCCTCTCGTGACATTGCTGCGCAATGCACTGCCGGGCAATGGATGGCTATTTGGCGACGCAAGCCCGGTCCAGGTTTGTTAATCCAATCTGATCAGGGCGCGCAATTCACAAG
This genomic window contains:
- a CDS encoding IS3 family transposase (programmed frameshift), translated to MANKRPKPEEIVSKLRQVEVLMGQGMSRLDAIRQIGVVEQTYYRWRKKYGGMGVDQLKELKRLQKENERLRRAVSDLTLDKLILKEAAKGKLLSPARRRACIDHVRSQFKVSQRRACRVLGQHRSTQRHIPKGRADEDRLVADMIELARQFGRYGYRRIAALLREAGWSVSDGRVERLWRREGLKVPAKQPKKGRLWLNDGSCVRLRPEYRNHVWSYDFVHCRTDDGKVFRTLNIIDEHSRECLAIKVQRKLNSTDVINVLTDLFILRGAPAFIRSDNGPEFVAQAVRDWITAVGAKTAYIEPGSPWENGYCESFNGRMRDELLNGEVFYSLREAQILIEEWRKHYNTKRPHSALGYKPPAPETIIPMDQRPIMH